The proteins below come from a single Rosa rugosa chromosome 2, drRosRugo1.1, whole genome shotgun sequence genomic window:
- the LOC133734381 gene encoding probable ubiquitin conjugation factor E4 has product MNSIVVIYILCPPLPHQTSFELSCAIFTHRSPPLRTNFSFTFPIEFMAIPKPQMSKEELEDIILQKIFLVSLTEPSEPDSRIIYLEMTAAEILSVGKEMRLSIDLMESILIDRLMGNFGSVEPPFQYLVGCYKRAHDECKKITSVKHKDLRFYMESIIRQAKKLSVSYGRIHLGNPEAFPSPGGNSKNSISASPLLPLIFSEVANSVDGFGGSSSSPPGFLDEFFRDSDFDMLDPILKGLYEELTETVQNVSALGNFQQPLRALLFLVSFPAGAKSLVNHPRWIPKGVLNGRGIEKTSILGPFFHVSALSDHPFSVSEFFSEGSNTADKSSYVTIKTVMNNLYDGLAQVLLTLLKNPDTREKVLEYLAVVINKNSSRAHMQVDPLSCASSGMFVNLSAVMLRLCGPLLDANLTKRDKIYPKYVFSGNRLELRGLTALHATSEEVTEWISKDNMSAQYSINCECFFMTARVLNLGLLKAFSDHKHLEQNIRRSKEALNAMKDRGSPQLNTNIAQLEKEIKLLEQERHCYEAQIVRDEPLVQQAISFYRLMVVWLGGLVGGFKMPLPSICPVEFASMPEHFVEDAMELLLFASRIPKAFSGILLDDFMNFIIMFMASPEYIRNPYLRSKMVEVLNCLMPRGSRPSDAPPTLFKGHKLSLEYLVRNLLKLYVDVELTSSHRQFYDKFNIRHKIAKLLEYLWQVPSHRNAWKKVAKEEEKGVYLNYLNFLINDSIYLLDNSFKTILEHKQLEAEMSNNAEWKRRPAQERKEKARLFHSQEKIIQTHLTFANEDLNTLAFTSEQITAPFLLPEMVERVASMLNYFLLQLVGPKRKSLKLKDPEKCKFHPEQLIKQILYIYVHLARGDTDNTFAAAISKDGRSYNDQLFCAAADVLRKIGEDGRVIQEFVELGSKAEVAASEALDAEAALGDIPDEFLDPIQYTLMKDPVILPSSRITIDRPVIQRHLLSDNTDPFNRSHLTADMLIPNNELKAKIQEFIRSQESEEWEKPKHAEQQDCNSNSPQHMVC; this is encoded by the coding sequence ATGAACTCTATAGTCGTGATATATATACTCTGTCCTCCTCTCCCACATCAAACATCGTTTGAACTCTCATGTGCTATCTTTACACACCGATCACCTCCACTCAGAACAAACTTTAGCTTTACATTCCCAATAGAATTTATGGCGATCCCAAAACCCCAAATGTCCAAGGAGGAGTTGGAGGACATAATCCTGCAGAAAATCTTTCTTGTATCACTCACCGAGCCCTCCGAACCCGATTCTCGAATCATCTACTTGGAGATGACGGCTGCAGAGATTCTCAGCGTAGGCAAGGAGATGAGGCTCAGTATAGACCTCATGGAGTCGATCCTAATCGATCGGCTTATGGGTAATTTCGGCTCTGTCGAACCACCTTTTCAGTACCTAGTTGGCTGCTACAAACGTGCCCATGATGAGTGTAAGAAGATTACTTCTGTGAAACATAAGGATTTGAGGTTTTATATGGAATCTATTATTAGGCAAGCCAAGAAGCTGTCGGTTTCGTATGGTAGGATTCACTTGGGGAACCCGGAAGCGTTTCCTAGTCCAGGTGGGAATTCAAAAAACTCAATAAGTGCGTCCCCTTTGTTGCCGTTGATTTTCTCAGAGGTTGCAAATTCAGTGGATGGATTTGGAGGAAGCAGTAGTAGCCCACCTGGGTTTTTGGATGAGTTCTTTCGTGACTCGGATTTTGATATGTTGGACCCCATTTTGAAGGGCTTGTATGAAGAACTTACGGAGACTGTGCAAAATGTTTCGGCACTTGGAAACTTTCAGCAGCCATTGAGGGCTCTGTTGTTTTTGGTTAGTTTCCCAGCTGGTGCCAAGTCTCTTGTGAATCACCCAAGGTGGATTCCCAAAGGAGTCTTGAATGGCCGTGGTATTGAAAAGACAAGTATTTTAGGTCCTTTCTTTCATGTCAGTGCCCTGTCTGACCATCCTTTTTCTGTTAGTGAGTTCTTTTCAGAAGGTTCTAACACAGCTGATAAGTCTTCGTACGTGACGATTAAGACAGTGATGAACAATTTATATGATGGCCTCGCACAAGTTCTCCTCACGCTACTGAAAAATCCAGACACCCGCGAGAAAGTGCTCGAGTATCTTGCTGTGGTTAtcaacaagaactcatcaagaGCTCATATGCAAGTGGATCCTCTTTCCTGCGCAAGTTCGGGGATGTTTGTCAATCTCAGTGCGGTCATGCTTCGGCTTTGCGGGCCGCTTTTAGATGCAAACTTAACCAAAAGAGACAAAATTTATCCGAAATATGTGTTCTCAGGTAACCGTCTGGAGTTGAGAGGTTTGACAGCTCTACATGCAACATCTGAGGAAGTTACTGAATGGATTAGTAAAGATAACATGAGTGCTCAATATTCTATTAATTGTGAGTGCTTCTTCATGACTGCGAGGGTGCTCAATCTGGGTTTATTGAAAGCATTTTCTGACCATAAACATTTAGAACAGAACATTCGCAGGTCTAAAGAAGCACTTAATGCCATGAAAGACCGGGGTTCTCCACAGTTGAACACTAACATAGCTCAGCTCGAGAAAGAAATAAAGTTGTTAGAACAGGAAAGGCATTGCTACGAAGCTCAGATAGTAAGGGATGAACCACTTGTACAGCAGGCGATTTCTTTCTACCGGTTGATGGTGGTGTGGCTAGGCGGCTTGGTTGGTGGATTTAAAATGCCTCTGCCATCAATTTGTCCCGTAGAATTTGCATCTATGCCAGAGCATTTTGTGGAAGATGCCATGGAGTTGCTTTTATTTGCTTCCCGGATTCCAAAAGCATTTAGTGGGATCTTGTTGGATGATTTTATGAACTTCATAATAATGTTCATGGCAAGTCCGGAATATATCAGGAACCCTTATCTAAGATCAAAGATGGTTGAAGTCCTCAACTGCTTGATGCCGCGTGGAAGTCGACCATCTGATGCTCCTCCTACCCTGTTCAAAGGGCACAAACTGTCTCTTGAGTATCTTGTAAGGAATCTCTTGAAACTATATGTGGATGTTGAGTTGACTAGCTCTCACAGACAGTTCTATGACAAGTTTAACATCCGGCACAAAATTGCTAAGCTTCTGGAGTATCTGTGGCAAGTACCTAGTCATCGAAATGCTTGGAAAAAGGTTGCTAAGGAAGAGGAGAAGGGCGTATATTTGAATTACTTAAACTTCTTGATCAATGACAGTATATATCTTCTGGATAACAGTTTTAAAACGATTCTTGAACACAAACAACTGGAAGCCGAGATGTCAAACAATGCAGAATGGAAGCGTCGACCTGCTCAAGagaggaaggagaaagctcGCCTCTTCCACTCTCAGGAAAAGATTATCCAAACTCATTTGACGTTCGCAAATGAAGATCTGAATACGCTGGCATTTACTTCAGAACAGATTACAGCTCCTTTCCTACTCCCAGAGATGGTTGAAAGGGTGGCAAGCATGCTGAATTATTTTTTGTTGCAATTGGTAGGTCCTAAAAGAAAATCTCTTAAATTGAAAGACCCCGAGAAATGTAAGTTTCACCCAGAGCAATTGATCAAGCAGATTCTCTACATATATGTTCATCTGGCAAGAGGCGATACAGACAATACATTTGCAGCTGCCATCTCAAAAGATGGTAGGTCTTACAATGACCAATTGTTTTGTGCTGCCGCGGATGTCTTAAGGAAAATTGGTGAAGATGGGAGGGTCATACAAGAGTTTGTTGAGCTTGGTTCCAAAGCTGAGGTTGCTGCTTCGGAGGCCTTGGACGCTGAAGCTGCACTTGGAGATATACCAGATGAGTTCCTAGATCCAATTCAGTACACTTTAATGAAGGATCCAGTTATCCTACCTTCTTCAAGAATCACAATAGACCGGCCAGTCATTCAGAGGCATCTTCTTAGTGATAATACTGATCCATTCAATCGTTCCCATCTTACTGCGGACATGTTGATACCAAACAATGAATTGAAAGCAAAAATACAAGAGTTCATTAGGTCCCAAGAGTCGGAAGAGTGGGAAAAGCCTAAGCATGCAGAGCAGCAAGACTGCAATTCCAATTCACCACAACATATGGTATGCTAG
- the LOC133732521 gene encoding ubiquitin-conjugating enzyme E2 variant 1C-like: MTIGSAGSSIVVPRNFRLLEELERGEKGIGDGTVSYGMDDGDDIYMRSWTGTIIGPHNTVHEGRIYQLKLFCDKDYPEKPPSVRFHTRIKMTCVNHETGVVDSKKFGMLANWQRDFTMENILMQLKKEMTASHNRKLVQPPEGTYF, translated from the exons TGCCACGAAATTTCAGGTTGCTGGAGGAACTTGAACGTGGAGAGAAGGGCATCGGAGATGGTACTGTCAGTTATGGAATGGATGATGGAGATGACATTTATATGCGCTCCTGGACGGGTACTATAATTGGCCCACATAAT ACTGTTCATGAAGGGCGCATATATCAACTAAAACTGTTCTGTGACAAAGATTATCCAGAGAAGCCACCAAGTGTACGATTTCATACACGCATCAAGATGACTTGTGTCAATCATGAAACTGGAGTG GTTGATTCAAAGAAGTTTGGAATGCTGGCAAATTGGCAGCGGGATTTCACCATGGAAAACATATTGATGCAGCTGAAGAAGGAAATGACAGCCTCACACAACCGGAAACTTGTCCAACCACCCGAAGGTACATATTTCTAA